The Halorientalis sp. IM1011 genome window below encodes:
- a CDS encoding 50S ribosomal protein L13: MSIAEFDADVVVEARDCILGRVASEVAQRALDGERVAVINAEQAVITGNAEDTMETYRKRRDLGSDRGPYYPKQPDRILKRSIRGMLPYKKDRGREAFENVRVYIGNPHDEDAEVVEGTSLDRLSNINFVQLGEVSEELGANVTW, encoded by the coding sequence ATGAGTATCGCAGAATTCGACGCGGACGTCGTCGTCGAGGCACGTGACTGCATCCTCGGTCGGGTCGCCAGCGAGGTGGCCCAGCGCGCGCTCGACGGCGAGCGCGTGGCCGTGATCAACGCCGAGCAGGCGGTCATCACCGGCAACGCCGAGGACACGATGGAGACGTACCGGAAGCGCCGCGATCTGGGCTCGGACCGGGGTCCGTACTACCCGAAACAGCCCGACCGGATCCTCAAGCGCTCGATCCGCGGCATGCTGCCGTACAAGAAGGATCGCGGGCGTGAGGCCTTCGAGAACGTCCGTGTCTACATCGGCAACCCCCACGACGAGGACGCAGAGGTCGTCGAGGGGACGTCGCTGGATCGGCTCTCGAACATCAACTTCGTCCAGCTGGGCGAGGTCAGCGAAGAACTCGGAGCGAACGTCACATGGTAA
- a CDS encoding SDR family oxidoreductase, translated as MTGFDPTPPSTELFADDLLAGETALITGGGTGIGEEIALAMADHGADVAVASRDMDHLEPVADAIEEKGQQACATTVDVRDEDEVDAMTETVIDELGDITILVNNAGANFVTPTEELSANGWRSVVGTILDGTAYCSFAVGEHMIDNGGGSIVTMGATNSVFGAPYHAHSGAGKAGVHNLMQSLASEWAKFGIRANTVAPGIIETEGIAGAVGGSLPDQLLEDLAADRFGEPADCVPVVLFLASPAASYVTGSYYAVDGGHLLHQSPMG; from the coding sequence ATGACAGGGTTCGATCCGACGCCGCCGAGTACGGAGCTGTTCGCCGACGACCTGCTGGCGGGTGAGACGGCGTTGATCACCGGCGGCGGGACGGGAATCGGCGAGGAGATCGCGCTGGCGATGGCAGACCACGGCGCGGACGTGGCCGTCGCCAGCCGTGACATGGATCACCTCGAACCGGTGGCCGATGCGATCGAGGAGAAGGGTCAGCAGGCCTGTGCGACGACGGTCGACGTGCGCGACGAGGACGAGGTCGACGCGATGACCGAGACGGTGATCGACGAACTCGGCGATATTACGATCCTCGTCAACAACGCCGGCGCGAACTTCGTCACGCCCACGGAGGAGCTGTCGGCCAACGGCTGGCGCTCCGTGGTGGGAACCATCCTCGACGGCACGGCCTATTGCTCGTTTGCGGTCGGCGAGCACATGATCGACAACGGCGGCGGGTCGATCGTCACGATGGGCGCGACCAACTCCGTGTTCGGCGCGCCGTATCACGCCCACTCGGGGGCGGGCAAGGCGGGCGTCCACAACCTGATGCAGTCGCTTGCCAGCGAGTGGGCGAAGTTCGGGATCCGTGCGAACACGGTCGCACCGGGCATCATCGAGACCGAGGGGATCGCCGGCGCGGTCGGTGGATCCCTGCCCGACCAGTTGCTGGAGGACCTCGCTGCGGATCGGTTCGGCGAGCCCGCGGACTGCGTGCCGGTCGTCCTCTTTCTCGCGAGCCCCGCGGCGAGTTACGTGACGGGGAGTTACTACGCGGTCGACGGCGGGCACCTGCTCCATCAGTCGCCGATGGGGTGA
- a CDS encoding DUF5518 domain-containing protein, with product MAQDTTMNALIGGVVTIVLSFTGFSPLIGGAVAGYLNQRDGVRIGALAGVIALVPLILVFAFLGTVFAAFTPFSGMGPGMMTGMGLIGLFFGAFVFAFAAAIIVGLSALGGYIGEYLYEEDVL from the coding sequence ATGGCACAAGACACGACGATGAACGCCCTGATCGGGGGCGTCGTCACGATCGTCCTCTCGTTCACCGGATTCTCACCGCTGATCGGCGGCGCGGTCGCGGGCTATCTGAACCAGCGCGACGGCGTACGAATCGGGGCGCTGGCCGGGGTGATCGCGCTCGTGCCGCTGATACTCGTGTTCGCTTTCCTCGGGACCGTGTTCGCAGCATTCACTCCGTTCAGCGGGATGGGACCGGGGATGATGACCGGGATGGGCCTGATCGGTCTCTTCTTCGGGGCTTTCGTGTTCGCCTTCGCCGCGGCGATCATCGTCGGCCTGTCGGCGCTGGGCGGGTATATCGGTGAGTACCTCTACGAAGAGGACGTGCTCTGA
- a CDS encoding 30S ribosomal protein S9, producing the protein MVTNTSGKKKTAIARATVTDGEGRVRVNSQPVELVEPELSRLKMLEPFRIADDDLRDEVDIDVQVEGGGTSGQADAVRTAIARGLVQFHNDAELRDAYMEFDRSLLVNDVRQTEPKKWGGPGARARYQKSYR; encoded by the coding sequence ATGGTAACTAACACGTCAGGCAAGAAGAAGACGGCCATCGCACGCGCGACGGTCACCGACGGCGAGGGTCGGGTTCGGGTGAACTCCCAGCCCGTCGAACTCGTCGAGCCGGAGCTGTCGCGGCTGAAGATGCTGGAACCGTTCCGGATCGCCGACGACGACCTGCGCGACGAGGTCGACATCGACGTGCAGGTCGAGGGCGGCGGGACCTCCGGACAGGCGGACGCGGTCCGGACCGCCATCGCGCGCGGGCTGGTGCAGTTCCACAACGACGCGGAACTGCGGGACGCCTACATGGAATTCGACCGGTCGCTGCTGGTCAACGACGTGCGCCAGACCGAACCCAAGAAGTGGGGCGGCCCGGGCGCTCGGGCGCGCTACCAGAAGTCCTACCGCTGA
- a CDS encoding 50S ribosomal protein L18e has product MSKTNPRLSSLIADLKSTARDAGGNVWGDVADRLEKPRSTHAEVNLGRIERYAQEDETVVVPGKVLGSGVLQKDVTVAAVDFSGTAETKIDQVGESITLEQALERNPDGGNVRVIR; this is encoded by the coding sequence ATGAGTAAGACGAACCCGAGACTCAGTAGTCTCATCGCCGACCTGAAGTCGACCGCCCGCGACGCGGGCGGCAACGTCTGGGGCGACGTCGCCGACCGGCTGGAGAAGCCGCGAAGCACGCACGCCGAAGTCAACCTGGGCCGAATCGAGCGGTACGCCCAGGAGGACGAGACAGTGGTCGTGCCCGGGAAGGTCCTGGGCAGCGGCGTCCTCCAGAAGGACGTCACGGTCGCTGCCGTGGACTTTTCCGGCACGGCCGAGACCAAGATCGACCAGGTAGGCGAGAGCATCACGCTAGAACAGGCACTCGAACGCAACCCCGACGGCGGTAACGTGCGGGTGATTCGATGA
- the eno gene encoding phosphopyruvate hydratase, with protein sequence MTLIADVSLRRILDSRGNGTVEAEVTTENGGFGRAAAPSGASTGEYEAIELEPSEAIAKARELAVPRLVGETFAGDQRGVDQALHGADGTDDFSKIGANSAVAISMAAAKAGADTQGIPLYQHLGGAFRGRNFPVPLGNVVGGGEHAADATHIQEFLAAPVGAPSVADAVFANAAVHQEVHDILTDRGIAAGKGDEGAWAPSVDDAEAFEIVAEATEQVEDEFGFEVRMGLDVAGAELYDAEDGVYRYGDRTRDTAEQIDYVADLVSEYDLVYVEDPLDENDYEAFAELTDRVGEETLICGDDLFVTNTDRLADGIEQGAANSILIKPNQIGTLTDAFDAIELAVENGYEPVVSHRSGETEDATIAHLAVATDAPFIKTGAVGGERTAKLNELIRIEDNA encoded by the coding sequence GTGACACTGATCGCCGACGTGTCGCTGCGGCGGATCCTCGACTCCCGCGGTAACGGGACGGTCGAGGCGGAGGTGACCACCGAGAACGGTGGGTTCGGCCGCGCGGCCGCCCCCAGCGGTGCCTCGACGGGCGAGTACGAGGCGATCGAACTCGAACCGAGCGAGGCCATCGCGAAGGCCCGAGAGCTGGCGGTACCGCGACTCGTCGGCGAGACCTTCGCCGGCGACCAGCGCGGGGTCGATCAGGCGCTCCACGGCGCGGACGGCACCGACGATTTCTCGAAGATCGGGGCCAACAGCGCCGTCGCGATCAGCATGGCCGCGGCCAAGGCCGGTGCCGACACGCAGGGGATCCCCCTCTACCAGCACCTCGGCGGTGCGTTCCGGGGGCGGAACTTCCCGGTCCCGCTGGGCAACGTCGTCGGCGGCGGCGAACACGCCGCGGACGCGACCCACATCCAGGAGTTCCTCGCCGCACCCGTCGGCGCGCCGAGCGTCGCGGACGCGGTGTTCGCCAACGCGGCCGTCCACCAGGAGGTCCACGACATCCTGACCGACCGCGGGATCGCCGCGGGCAAGGGCGACGAAGGCGCGTGGGCACCTTCCGTGGACGACGCCGAGGCGTTCGAGATCGTGGCCGAGGCGACCGAACAGGTCGAAGACGAGTTCGGCTTCGAGGTCCGGATGGGGCTGGACGTGGCCGGCGCGGAGCTGTACGACGCCGAGGATGGCGTCTACCGATACGGCGACCGGACGCGGGACACGGCCGAGCAGATCGACTACGTCGCCGACCTCGTCTCCGAGTACGACCTCGTCTACGTCGAGGACCCGCTCGACGAGAACGACTACGAGGCCTTTGCCGAGTTGACTGACCGCGTCGGGGAGGAGACGCTGATCTGTGGCGACGACCTGTTCGTGACCAATACGGACCGGCTCGCCGACGGGATCGAGCAGGGTGCGGCAAACAGCATCCTGATCAAGCCCAACCAGATCGGCACGCTGACGGACGCCTTCGACGCCATCGAACTGGCGGTCGAGAACGGCTACGAGCCGGTCGTCTCCCACCGGAGCGGAGAGACCGAGGACGCGACGATCGCACACCTCGCCGTCGCGACGGACGCGCCGTTCATCAAGACTGGCGCGGTCGGCGGCGAGCGCACCGCGAAGCTGAACGAACTGATCCGAATCGAGGACAACGCATGA
- the rpsB gene encoding 30S ribosomal protein S2: MSGNDEEGLDAAESEVDPEPTGEAGAEPEPDPDADVAEADDDEAQTPDAESGEEEAAEEAAEEAEEEPRLDEDVMPDDEADLLIPVEDYLAAGVHIGTQQKTTDMERFIHRVRTDGLYVLDVSMTDQRIRTAADFLGDYDPEQILVASSRQYGRFPAEQFADAIGARARTGRFIPGTLTNPDYEGYIEPDVVVVTDPIGDSQAVKEAITVGIPVIAMCDSNNQTSNVDLVVPTNNKGRKALSVVYWLLANETLDRRGAEPAYALEDFESEL, encoded by the coding sequence ATGAGTGGAAACGACGAAGAGGGTCTCGACGCCGCCGAGTCGGAGGTCGACCCGGAGCCGACCGGCGAAGCCGGTGCGGAGCCGGAGCCCGACCCCGACGCGGACGTCGCCGAGGCCGACGACGACGAAGCACAGACCCCCGACGCCGAGTCAGGTGAAGAGGAGGCGGCCGAGGAGGCCGCCGAAGAAGCGGAAGAGGAGCCACGGCTGGACGAGGACGTCATGCCCGACGACGAGGCGGACCTCCTCATCCCGGTCGAGGACTACCTCGCGGCCGGTGTCCACATCGGGACCCAGCAGAAGACCACGGACATGGAGCGGTTCATCCACCGCGTCCGGACCGACGGGCTGTACGTGCTGGACGTCTCGATGACCGACCAGCGCATCCGGACGGCAGCCGACTTCCTGGGCGATTACGACCCCGAGCAGATCCTCGTGGCCTCCTCGCGCCAGTACGGTCGCTTCCCGGCCGAGCAGTTCGCGGACGCCATCGGCGCTCGCGCACGCACCGGTCGGTTCATCCCCGGAACGCTCACGAACCCCGACTACGAGGGCTACATCGAGCCCGACGTCGTGGTCGTGACCGACCCCATCGGTGACTCCCAGGCTGTGAAGGAGGCCATCACGGTGGGCATCCCGGTCATCGCGATGTGTGACTCCAACAACCAGACGAGCAACGTCGATCTCGTGGTCCCGACGAACAACAAGGGTCGCAAGGCCCTGTCGGTCGTCTACTGGCTGCTGGCCAACGAGACGCTGGACCGGCGCGGTGCCGAACCGGCCTACGCGCTCGAGGACTTCGAGAGCGAACTGTAG
- a CDS encoding DNA-directed RNA polymerase subunit N, with amino-acid sequence MMVPVRCFTCGNVVGEHWEEFKARTREDDEDPEKVLDELGVERHCCRRMLVSHKDLVDIVAPYQ; translated from the coding sequence ATGATGGTACCGGTCCGGTGTTTCACCTGTGGCAACGTGGTCGGCGAGCACTGGGAGGAGTTCAAAGCTCGGACCAGAGAAGACGACGAGGACCCGGAGAAGGTCCTCGACGAACTGGGCGTGGAGCGACACTGCTGTCGCCGCATGCTCGTCTCGCACAAGGACCTCGTCGACATCGTGGCACCGTATCAGTGA
- a CDS encoding acyl-CoA dehydrogenase family protein, protein MDFSLTEEQRAVRQTAREFAENEIEPVAREHEESGEWPEAVWETAVDAGLIGVSIPEEYGGAGMGQIEASIFAEEIARADAGMLAAIGTEFGTRMIAEYGTEEQKEWILEGITSGELIGALGNTEPEHGSDAASIETTAEKREASASERSGVAAEKDGDEYVIDGVKTFITHGSIADYVLTMCRTGVEGHAGISAIIVETDRDGFEVESQIHKMGWNASDTAQLRYDGVRVPEENLVGYEDAGFYQLMEFFEEERVGIAAQALGIAQRCLDEAVDYVGERSQFDRKLEQFQAVQHTLADMAVKVENARRLTYDAAARIDRDEKPTKLASMAKLYASEVAEEVASDAMQLHGGNGYTRDYPVERQYRHAKLYQIGEGTSEIQRNIIAKELLDL, encoded by the coding sequence ATCGATTTCTCCCTGACCGAGGAACAGCGGGCCGTGCGACAGACGGCCCGGGAGTTCGCCGAGAACGAGATCGAACCCGTCGCGCGCGAACACGAGGAGAGCGGCGAGTGGCCCGAAGCGGTCTGGGAGACAGCCGTCGACGCCGGTCTGATCGGCGTCTCGATCCCCGAGGAGTACGGCGGCGCGGGGATGGGACAGATCGAGGCCTCGATCTTCGCCGAGGAGATCGCGCGCGCCGACGCCGGGATGCTCGCGGCCATCGGCACCGAGTTCGGCACCCGGATGATCGCCGAGTACGGCACCGAGGAACAGAAAGAGTGGATTCTGGAGGGGATCACATCCGGCGAGTTGATCGGCGCGCTCGGCAACACCGAACCCGAGCACGGGAGCGACGCCGCGAGCATCGAGACGACGGCGGAGAAACGCGAGGCTTCAGCCTCGGAACGGAGCGGCGTAGCCGCGGAGAAGGACGGAGACGAGTACGTCATCGACGGCGTGAAGACCTTCATCACGCACGGCTCCATCGCCGACTACGTCCTGACGATGTGCCGAACGGGCGTCGAGGGTCACGCCGGCATCTCGGCGATCATCGTCGAGACCGATCGTGACGGGTTCGAGGTCGAGAGCCAGATTCACAAGATGGGCTGGAACGCATCCGACACCGCCCAGCTCCGCTACGACGGCGTCAGAGTCCCGGAAGAGAACCTCGTCGGCTACGAGGACGCCGGCTTCTACCAGCTCATGGAGTTCTTCGAGGAAGAACGGGTCGGCATCGCCGCCCAGGCCCTGGGAATCGCCCAGCGCTGTCTCGACGAGGCCGTCGACTACGTCGGCGAGCGCAGCCAGTTCGACCGGAAGCTAGAGCAGTTTCAGGCCGTCCAGCACACACTCGCCGACATGGCGGTCAAGGTGGAGAACGCCCGCCGGCTCACCTACGACGCCGCCGCCCGCATCGACCGCGACGAGAAGCCCACCAAACTCGCCAGCATGGCCAAACTCTACGCCTCCGAGGTCGCCGAGGAGGTGGCCAGCGACGCGATGCAACTCCACGGCGGCAACGGCTACACCCGCGATTACCCGGTCGAGCGACAGTATCGCCACGCGAAACTCTACCAGATCGGGGAAGGAACCAGCGAGATTCAGCGCAACATCATCGCCAAAGAGTTACTGGACCTCTGA
- the mvk gene encoding mevalonate kinase — protein MVVSSAPGKVYLFGEHAVVYGEPAVPCAIERRARVTVEERDDGALRVHSTDLTLDGFTVEYEEATDASADVDVPEQLVEAAVGYVDAAAAQARDAADRPDAGFDITIESEIPLGAGLGSSAAVVVAGIDAATRELGVELSSREIAERAYRVEHEVQDGQASRADTFCSAVGGAVRVEGDDCQPIPDVPNLPFVIGYDGGAGDTGELVAGVRRLKEEYPFAADTVETIGDLVRQGERALETGDLEELGRLMDFNHGLLEALGVSSRSLDEMVWAARESDALGAKLTGAGGGGCIVVLDETEEARTALSYTPGCEETFRAELDTEGVRVEER, from the coding sequence ATGGTCGTTTCCAGCGCACCGGGGAAGGTCTATCTCTTCGGGGAGCACGCGGTCGTATACGGTGAGCCGGCGGTGCCCTGCGCGATCGAGCGACGGGCGCGGGTGACCGTCGAGGAACGCGACGACGGGGCCCTGCGGGTCCACTCGACGGACCTCACACTCGACGGGTTCACGGTGGAGTACGAGGAGGCGACGGACGCCTCGGCCGACGTGGACGTGCCAGAGCAGCTGGTCGAGGCGGCCGTGGGCTACGTCGACGCGGCGGCCGCGCAGGCCCGCGACGCCGCGGACCGGCCCGACGCGGGCTTCGACATCACCATCGAGAGCGAGATTCCGCTCGGGGCGGGGCTGGGTTCCTCGGCCGCCGTGGTGGTCGCAGGGATCGACGCGGCGACCCGGGAACTCGGCGTCGAACTCAGTTCGAGGGAGATCGCCGAGCGCGCCTACCGGGTCGAACACGAGGTGCAGGACGGACAGGCCTCGCGGGCGGACACCTTCTGCTCGGCGGTCGGCGGCGCGGTCCGGGTCGAAGGCGACGACTGCCAGCCCATCCCGGACGTGCCGAACCTGCCCTTCGTCATCGGCTACGACGGCGGGGCCGGCGACACGGGCGAACTCGTGGCGGGCGTGCGCCGACTCAAGGAGGAGTACCCGTTCGCGGCCGACACCGTCGAGACCATCGGCGATCTCGTCCGGCAGGGCGAGCGGGCACTCGAAACCGGAGATCTCGAAGAACTCGGGCGGCTGATGGACTTCAATCACGGCCTGCTGGAGGCACTGGGTGTCTCCTCGCGGTCGCTGGACGAGATGGTGTGGGCGGCCCGGGAGTCCGACGCGCTGGGGGCGAAACTGACCGGCGCGGGCGGCGGCGGGTGTATCGTCGTGCTGGACGAGACCGAAGAGGCGCGGACGGCGCTGTCCTATACCCCGGGCTGTGAGGAGACGTTCCGGGCAGAACTGGACACCGAGGGCGTGCGCGTGGAGGAACGATGA
- a CDS encoding isopentenyl phosphate kinase, translating into MTVVVKLGGSVVTEKDEPETLDEEAIGQAAAAVAAADEAVVVVHGGGSFGHHHASSHGVSRTDGTHDAVAVREIHEAMKRLNDAMVDALADAGVPAVPVHPLSAGSRDVDGDLDLPTGQVATMLGEGFVPVLHGDVLAHAGSGATIVSGDELVVALATGVDADSVGLCSAVPGVLDADDDVIDRIDAFEEVAAVLGGSDAADVTGGMAAKVRTLLDLDTPASIFALDDLEAFFEGDEPGTLVAGGGGEG; encoded by the coding sequence ATGACGGTCGTCGTCAAACTCGGCGGAAGTGTCGTCACCGAGAAGGACGAACCGGAGACGCTCGACGAGGAGGCCATCGGGCAGGCGGCCGCAGCCGTCGCCGCCGCCGACGAGGCGGTCGTCGTCGTCCACGGTGGCGGGAGCTTCGGCCACCACCACGCGAGCAGCCACGGGGTCTCCCGGACCGACGGAACGCACGACGCCGTGGCTGTTCGGGAGATCCACGAGGCGATGAAGCGGTTGAACGACGCGATGGTCGACGCCCTCGCCGACGCGGGCGTCCCAGCGGTCCCCGTCCACCCGCTGTCGGCCGGGAGCCGGGACGTAGATGGCGACCTCGACCTGCCGACCGGACAGGTCGCCACGATGCTCGGCGAGGGGTTCGTCCCGGTGTTGCACGGCGACGTGCTCGCCCACGCGGGCTCGGGTGCGACCATCGTCAGCGGCGACGAACTCGTCGTGGCGCTGGCGACCGGCGTCGACGCCGACAGCGTGGGCCTCTGCTCGGCGGTCCCGGGCGTCCTCGACGCCGACGACGACGTGATCGACCGGATCGACGCGTTCGAGGAGGTAGCCGCGGTGCTGGGTGGGAGCGACGCCGCCGACGTGACCGGCGGGATGGCCGCGAAGGTCCGGACGCTGCTGGACCTGGACACACCGGCGTCGATCTTCGCGCTGGACGACCTCGAGGCCTTCTTCGAGGGAGACGAACCGGGAACGCTGGTCGCGGGCGGTGGCGGTGAAGGGTAG
- a CDS encoding DNA-directed RNA polymerase subunit K: MAGQENRYEKARIIGARALQVAYGAPVLIDTEQTQPILIAAEEYDAEVLPFTVRRGEQ; the protein is encoded by the coding sequence ATGGCAGGACAGGAAAACAGATACGAGAAGGCACGCATCATCGGCGCGCGAGCGCTGCAGGTGGCCTACGGCGCACCGGTGCTCATCGACACGGAGCAGACCCAGCCGATCCTCATCGCGGCCGAGGAGTACGACGCCGAGGTCTTGCCGTTCACCGTGAGGCGGGGTGAACAGTGA